The following proteins are co-located in the Phaeodactylum tricornutum CCAP 1055/1 chromosome 2, whole genome shotgun sequence genome:
- a CDS encoding predicted protein encodes MIKSFACTATALLSLLTVVHSIIDPATFDPDKCSSSTLNFNFFHAYDQVTDETLAAYGFAYLSIRTSSDSSNCETPLARVFDTARPTCGDGDLTGAPDDGKAIIVQEKSRCGGADDCADGGTIEFDWNGALVNLRSMRILDMDEAVEVSVKIHTHPDWTVLPAPSHPGNGQHVTYDFGGGVDSVTQLRVHFVGSGGIPSLTYTKCEPIVHGDPHFKTWAGHKFDYHGQCDLLLVHAPHFQQGQGLDLQVRTEQRSFFSFVSRVAIKIGNDILEVGYRDLLLNGALHDNLPVNGSLDLSGYPVTYTDEPFPNGRAQKVYTIQINSMESIRISVFNHFMAIRFLHINPRNYRDATGLYGDYNSLRMLARDGTTVLQHDPDQYGAEWQVNDQDAQLFAQAQAPQYPQACRPAPSIADGSRHLRHGITKAQARDACQRGMAADIGDCVFDVMATGDLGMIQSMRWVVKTIEVTGDAIDAGIGGTTTVGSDVAAATNWWVGNVANVTNPGIDIEELFFLH; translated from the exons ATGATCAAGTCCTTTGCGTGTACTGCCACAGCCTTGCTCAGCCTGCTGACGGTCGTTCATTCGATAATAGACCCCG CAACGTTCGACCCGGATAAATGTTCTTCTTCGACACTGAATTTCAACTTTTTCCACGCATACGATCAAGTCACGGACGAGACCTTGGCGGCCTACGGCTTCGCCTATTTGTCGATTCGCACAAGCTCCGACAGCAGCAACTGCGAGACTCCGTTGGCTCGGGTCTTTGACACGGCCCGTCCTACTTGCGGTGACGGCGACTTGACGGGTGCGCCAGACGACGGCAAGGCCATTATCGTCCAGGAAAAGTCCCGCTGCGGTGGAGCCGATGACTGTGCGGACGGTGGAACGATCGAGTTCGACTGGAACGGAGCTCTGGTCAATCTACGCAGCATGCGCATTCTGGATATGGACGAAGCCGTCGAAGTTTCCGTGAAGATACACACCCATCCGGATTGGACCGTTCTGCCCGCCCCTAGTCATCCCGGCAACGGCCAACACGTCACGTACGACTTTGGGGGAGGCGTGGATAGTGTCACCCAGCTTCGGGTACACTTTGTGGGATCGGGTGGGATTCCGTCACTCACCTACACCAAGTGTGAGCCCATCGTTCACGGGGATCCCCATTTCAAGACCTGGGCGGGACACAAGTTCGATTACCACGGACAGTGTGATTTGCTGCTCGTGCACGCACCGCACTTTCAACAAGGTCAGGGACTCGATCTGCAAGTACGCACCGAGCAACGTAGCTTCTTCTCATTCGTCAGTCGGGTGGCAATCAAGATCGGCAACGACATTTTGGAAGTCGGCTACCGAGATCTGCTTTTGAACGGGGCGCTGCACGACAATCTCCCCGTGAACGGCTCCTTGGACTTGTCCGGTTACCCCGTCACCTACACGGACGAGCCCTTCCCCAACGGACGAGCCCAAAAGGTCTACACGATACAGATCAATTCTATGGAAAGCATTCGGATCAGTGTGTTCAACCACTTTATGGCGATCCGCTTCCTCCATATCAATCCCCGCAACTACCGAGACGCTACGGGCCTCTACGGGGACTACAATTCGCTACGCATGCTCGCCCGCGATGGAACCACGGTCCTACAGCACGATCCCGACCAATACGGTGCCGAATGGCAAGTCAACGATCAAGACGCCCAGCTTTTTGCGCAGGCCCAGGCGCCGCAGTACCCCCAAGCCTGTCGACCCGCACCGTCAATTGCGGACGGCAGTCGTCATTTGCGCCACGGTATTACCAAGGCTCAGGCGCGGGATGCGTGCCAGCGGGGCATGGCCGCGGATATTGGTGATTGCGTCTTTGACGTAATGGCCACGGGAGATCTCGGTATG ATCCAATCCATGAGATGGGTGGTGAAGACCATTGAAGTAACGGGGGACGCGATCGACGCTGGAATCGGGGGGACGACGACCGTGGGGTCGGACGTGGCGGCCGCTACGAATTGGTGGGTGGGGAATGTAGCAAACGTCACCAATCCAGGTATTGATATTGAGGAGCTGTTCTTTTTACACTAA
- a CDS encoding predicted protein → STLVLTFAGAIVFLMQAGFAMVCAGAVRTKNVQNAMLKNLLDACGASLAFFSIGYALGFGGMEPESSKKTFVGHSQFFLMDVDDYAFWLFQYAFSAASATIVAGTLAERCQMTAYLCYSLMLTGWVYPVILHSIWNPNGWLSAYSVDPLWGSGLVDFAGSGVVHVTGGITALFATMVLGPRRGRFHDDLGHDLARPREFQAHSPALQMLGTFILWFGFYGFNIGSALISTKQGSDEAAALAGVNTTLSASAAGIVALFSNLWYLEKTTGEPLFDLKYAMNGAICGLVAISGGCGVFEPWAAVVTGAVAGVIYLLGSRGLVSMRLDDAVDAIPVHLCGGAWGILAVGLFAAPERLLSVYGRNNHPGLVYSIREGDIDGVLFGIQLIGLMFIMGWVMIIMLPFFVWLNWKGWFRSDPLEEILGLDLSYHVGLA, encoded by the coding sequence TCTACTCTGGTACTCACTTTTGCGGGCGCGATTGTCTTTCTAATGCAAGCCGGCTTTGCCATGGTCTGTGCTGGTGCTGTCCGCACAAAAAATGTCCAAAACGCCATGCTCAAGAATCTGTTGGATGCTTGCGGTGCGTCCTTGGCGTTCTTTTCCATTGGCTACGCTCTGGGGTTTGGGGGTATGGAGCCCGAAAGTTCCAAAAAGACCTTTGTCGGACATAGTCAATTCTTTCTGATGGACGTTGACGACTACGCTTTTTGGTTATTCCAATACGCCTTTTCCGCTGCATCTGCCACAATTGTCGCAGGAACGCTCGCGGAACGATGTCAAATGACGGCCTATCTTTGCTACTCCCTTATGCTAACCGGGTGGGTATACCCCGTTATTCTACACTCCATATGGAATCCCAACGGCTGGCTATCTGCGTACTCGGTTGATCCGCTTTGGGGCAGCGGGCTGGTGGATTTTGCTGGCTCTGGCGTCGTTCATGTGACCGGAGGAATCACCGCTCTGTTTGCTACAATGGTTTTGGGCCCCCGACGAGGACGCTTTCACGATGATCTTGGGCATGATCTGGCACGGCCACGGGAATTTCAGGCTCATTCGCCGGCTCTGCAAATGCTTGGTACTTTTATTTTGTGGTTTGGCTTTTACGGATTTAACATTGGCTCCGCGCTGATAAGCACAAAGCAAGGCTCAGACGAAGCAGCCGCCTTGGCCGGTGTCAACACAACGCTCTCCGCTAGCGCGGCAGGTATTGTGGCGCTGTTTTCAAATCTATGGTACCTGGAGAAGACGACCGGTGAGCCTCTCTTTGATCTAAAGTATGCTATGAATGGCGCCATCTGCGGTCTTGTAGCTATTTCTGGCGGCTGCGGGGTCTTCGAGCCCTGGGCCGCGGTGGTCACCGGGGCCGTGGCCGGTGTGATATATCTATTAGGTAGTCGCGGACTTGTATCCATGCGACTGGATGACGCTGTGGATGCCATCCCTGTACACCTCTGTGGTGGGGCCTGGGGCATCCTGGCGGTGGGACTGTTCGCAGCGCCCGAACGTCTCCTTTCCGTGTATGGACGGAATAATCACCCAGGATTGGTTTATAGCATTCGTGAAGGAGATATCGATGGCGTTCTTTTCGGAATTCAACTAATtggtctcatgttcatcatGGGATGGGTTATGATCATCATGCTACCTTTCTTTGTATGGCTCAACTGGAAAGGCTGGTTCCGATCAGACCCGCTGGAGGAGATTCTCGGGCTCGATTTAAGCTATCACGTCGGATTGGCG
- a CDS encoding chromatin remodeling-related protein (putative transcription factor), whose translation MSEKNQANPKDNPVAMDVDGGDVGNRHPLTRIPADGMNPTNLLTGLYGARGERVRHLVHEGALRLPTEALDLIGPTDAATSSRKFQLPGLDSVVRMSADPKVTSMRVTEITGKLVPSTEPEQPPTFRTFATNKTVVTGSGPERLRGGGDDNDEEIKAPAPTAAPTEIAERTAATVTSSEPVATHSSVVATVDKAPSVGVPEQTSTAPSIPAETILDSQPVLSLSLETSAPSLKRDASLPVSSEISGTPAPVALEPIMATSLSVAPPTKADERILTKTEKSETVPPASVSAPDPVTKTSSATEVKPVQSTPEGRANKETSKSEETVPDVVALSKTPAPQWEQHIPGPSDEMQVDPASKTPKPDWYDAARASEIEKSVLVEWFDQSASHRTEESYVQAREGILKIAAGIGNRYVSATMVRRSVPGDAGSLLRLHAFLTSYAFINEDSMNDSAPTPVTLQQEVDKRHLWNDELKRALLDNVVEQSRKRPKLLSSDTNENGLVFDWNAVAAAIGNGMDATECERQFLSLPMDDLTSTTERPITPEPSLEGTPLSAKGNGELRAQVLQDIVDNSDPDVLRAATQAVFAATEDPTANLAALQNTTVASLLAGQALAQCRKEEANVANLLAGVVDLRMQKLENRLTLLDDLEGLLEAERVALELERRDLYTARCRHWFGGP comes from the coding sequence atgtcggaaaagaaCCAAGCAAATCCGAAGGATAATCCGGTTGCGATGGACGTGGACGGCGGCGACGTAGGCAATCGGCACCCCCTCACGCGTATTCCGGCGGACGGTATGAACCCTACCAACTTACTAACGGGCTTGTACGGTGCCCGAGGCGAACGCGTACGCCATCTGGTTCACGAAGGAGCCTTACGGTTGCCGACCGAAGCTCTCGACCTGATCGGACCTACCGATGCGGCCACGTCGTCCCGGAAATTCCAGCTACCCGGGTTGGATTCCGTTGTTCGGATGTCCGCAGATCCGAAGGTTACGAGCATGCGAGTAACGGAGATTACGGGAAAGCTCGTTCCATCTACTGAGCCAGAACAGCCGCCAACATTTCGAACTTTTGCCACAAACAAGACTGTAGTCACCGGGTCGGGCCCGGAGCGTCTTCGAGGAGGTGGtgatgacaacgacgaggagaTCAAGGCGCCTGCACCTACTGCTGCTCCAACGGAAATTGCCGAAAGAACTGCCGCAACTGTGACAAGTAGTGAACCTGTGGCAACTCACTCCTCTGTCGTGGCGACAGTAGACAAAGCACCAAGCGTGGGCGTGCCAGAGCAAACTTCCACAGCGCCTAGCATCCCAGCGGAGACTATCCTAGACTCTCAGCCTGTGCTTTCACTCAGTTTGGAAACAAGCGCACCGTCTCTCAAGAGAGATGCATCTCTACCAGTATCGAGTGAGATTTCTGGTACTCCAGCTCCGGTTGCTCTTGAACCAATTATGGCTACCTCACTATCCGTAGCGCCGCCGACAAAAGCCGATGAGCGTATCTTGACGAAAACAGAGAAGTCCGAAACTGTACCTCCAGCTTCGGTATCTGCTCCGGATCCAGTCACAAAGACATCGTCCGCCACAGAAGTCAAACCCGTCCAATCTACTCCCGAAGGAAGAGCAAACAAGGAAACTTCAAAATCTGAAGAAACCGTCCCCGACGTAGTCGCCCTTTCAAAAACCCCGGCTCCGCAATGGGAACAACACATTCCCGGGCCTTCCGATGAAATGCAGGTCGACCCCGCTTCAAAAACACCGAAACCGGACTGGTATGATGCGGCGCGCGCGTCGGAAATCGAAAAGTCTGTGCTGGTCGAATGGTTTGACCAGAGTGCCTCCCATCGAACTGAAGAATCATACGTGCAGGCCCGCGAAGGGATTTTGAAGATTGCCGCCGGTATCGGGAATCGTTACGTGTCAGCGACCATGGTACGCCGGAGCGTCCCCGGGGACGCGGGTAGTTTGTTACGCTTGCACGCCTTTTTAACATCGTACGCATTTATCAACGAAGACAGTATGAACGATTCGGCCCCGACTCCCGTGACTCTGCAGCAAGAAGTCGATAAAAGGCACTTGTGGAACGACGAGCTGAAACGTGCGTTGCTGGACAACGTAGTAGAGCAATCTCGGAAACGTCCGAAATTACTTTCTAGCGATACCAACGAGAACGGGCTGGTGTTTGACTGGAATGCTGTTGCCGCAGCAATAGGTAACGGAATGGATGCCACTGAATGTGAGCGGCAGTTCCTGAGTCTGCCAATGGATGACTTAACGTCAACTACAGAGCGACCAATTACTCCTGAACCGAGTTTGGAGGGCACGCCACTTTCGGCTAAGGGGAATGGAGAGTTGCGCGCCCAGGTGCTTCAAGACATTGTGGACAATAGTGATCCGGACGTACTTCGAGCTGCCACGCAAGCTGTGTTTGCTGCAACCGAAGACCCGACCGCCAATCTAGCCGCTCTACAAAACACTACGGTCGCTAGTCTGTTAGCCGGTCAGGCTTTGGCACAATGTCgcaaggaagaagccaatGTTGCCAATCTTTTGGCCGGAGTCGTTGACTTGCGGATGCAAAAATTAGAGAACCGACTTACTTTAttggacgatttggaagGTCTCCTGGAGGCAGAACGAGTGGCGCTGGAATTGGAGCGGCGGGATTTGTATACTGCTCGGTGTCGACATTGGTTCGGTGGACCGTAA
- a CDS encoding splicing coactivator subunit-like protein (RNA-binding protein): MYNGIGLSTVRGTATSGHVQRNASHVHASRRRTQTSRHVAGHRTGPQLVSAAAQSRGNREIQDHADRRRLENRLLVLREEWEARGVAEAEIVARLATERAASVASRNESAEAAESVVLSPDTRSSVRSGVPGHLTRACRRDAVATTNTHVQKQAKAVENERLAAAFGISHVRHQEGAAFDRELQQAKKQERLARLEEERRVIEKAARKREKELRNAQKEAQRKQAKRKDDDTVAVEVVALLIRVVHPRFRLAVGVGVVAESARTVEAAAAAAQSAGLRRDENERGRFLQSLRKKRKRNDQFLQRADRRCHRHIGLNADRDLHLGHRHRNDLEAGQRHILEAHRVRDLVRLHGLDPDHDCEMLETDPEVDHIRDPHPVLVPDHREDGPELGRAARVFPRTFHEKWRPKIGGLLPGVPYLLAPAGPDTRPALPPIRPDRTVVARPVDHREVVRTVVPQAARASTLGNAHIAGLLLRAVAVGVEANGGMRIIY, encoded by the exons ATGTATAATGGGATCGGCTTGTCAACGGTCCGAGGCACAGCGACTTCCGGTCACGTCCAGCGCAACGCGAGTCACGTCCACGCCTCCCGCCGTCGGACCCAAACCTCCCGGCACGTCGCCGGTCATCGGACCGGCCCGCAATTAGTCTCCGCCGCCGCGCAGAGTCGGGGAAACCGCGAGATTCAAGATCACGCGGACCGTCGGCGGTTGGAAAACAGGCTCCTGGTCTTGCGGGAAGAATGGGAAGCCCGCGGCGTGGCGGAAGCCGAGATTGTCGCGCGCCTCGCGACGGAGCGGGCGGCGAGTGTTGCGTCCCGCAACGAATCCGCGGAGGCGGCGGAATCAGTCGTGTTGTCACCCGATACGCGATCCAGCGTGCGCTCCGGTGTACCGGGACATCTGACCCGTGCGTGTCGCCGCGACGCCGTTGCTACCACCAATACGCATGTCCAAAAGCAGGCCAAGGCGGTGGAGAACGAACGACTCGCAGCGGCCTTTGGGATTTCCCACGTTCGCCACCAGGAAGGTGCCGCCTTTGATCGAGAACTGCAGCAAGCCAAGAAACAGGAACGCTTGGCGcgtttggaagaagaacggcGTGTTATAGAAAAGGCCGCTCGGAAGAGAGAAAAGGAACTGCGTAATGCCCAAAAGGAGGCACAACGCAAGCAAGCCAAGCGCAAGGATGACGACA CCGTAGCAGTCGAAGTAGTCGCTCTTCTTATTCGAGTGGTTCATCCTCGTTTTCGTCTCGCAGTCGGAGTCGGGGTCGTCGCCGAAAGCGCTCGTACAGTcgaagcagcagcagcagccgctCAGTCAGCCGGTCTCCGCCGCGACGAAAACGAACGCGGTCGCTTTCTCCAGTCGTTGCGAAAAAAACGGAAGCGAAACGATCAGTTTCTCCAAAGAGCCGATCGCCGATGCCATCGACACATCGGACTAAACGCCGATCGCGATCTACATCTAGGTCACCGCCATCGAAACGATCTCGAAGCAGGGCAGCGTCACATTCTCGAAGCTCATCGGGTTCGAGATCTAGTTCGTCTTCACGGTCTAGATCCAGATCACGATTGCGAAATGCTCGAAACAGATCCCGAGGTAGATCATATTCGAGATCCACATCCAGTTCTCGTTCCAGATCACCGCGAAGACGGTCCAGAACTCGGTCGCGCAGCCCGAGTCTTTCCCCGGACATTCCACGAAAAGTGGAGGCCAAAAATCGGCGGTCTTCTTCCGGGCGTTCCGTATCTCCTCGCTCCCGCAGGGCCAGACACTCGTCCCGCTCTCCCTCCTATTCGTCCAGATCGTACAGTAGTCGCTCGTCCAGTGGATCATCGAGAAGTCGTTCGGACAGTGGTTCCGCAGGCCGCTCGAGCAAGCACTCTCGGAAACGCACACATCGCcggtcttcttcttcgagcaGTCGCAGTAGGAGTCGAAGCTAATGGGGGGATGAGAATAATCTACTAA
- the Rab5a gene encoding predicted protein (Rab-family small GTPase, ortholog of T. pseudonana TPS_7642), which yields MANHPGSAANARVHHFKLVLLGDTAVGKSCLVVRFVRDEFFEFQEPTIGAAFLTQTVQLDDATVKFEIWDTAGQERYRSLAPMYYRGASAAIVVYDITNPDSFTGAKSWVKELQRRGDPNVVIALAGNKADLETRRAVEFEEANAYAQENGILHLETSAKNANNVKSLFIEIAKTLPKNAPQPEKEAFPILQQQQETRNCC from the exons ATGGCCAATCATCCCGGGAGTGCGGCGAATGCCCGCGTGCATCACTTCAAGCTCGTCTTGTTGGGAGACACGGCCGTAGGAAAGTCCTGTTTGGTAGTCCGCTTCGTGCGGGACGAATTCTTCGAATTTCAAGAACCCACGATTGGAG CCGCATTTTTGACACAGACCGTGCAACTGGATGACGCCACGGTCAAGTTCGAAATTTG GGACACGGCTGGACAGGAACGTTACCGATCGCTCGCACCCATGTACTATCGCGGTGCTTCCGCCGCCATTGTAGTGTACGATATTACCAATCCCGATTCCTTCACGGGCGCCAAGTCCTGGGTGAAGGAATTGCAACGCCGTGGTGATCCCAACGTGGTGATTGCCTTGGCGGGCAACAAGGCCGATCTCGAAACCCGTCGGGCCGTCGAATTTGAAGAGGCCAACGCGTACGCACAGGAAAACGGTATTTTGCATCTAGAAACGTCGGCCAAGAACGCCAACAACGTCAAATCGCTCTTTATCGAAATCGCCAAGACACTTCCCAAGAACGCTCCCCAGCCCGAGAAGGAAGCCTTTCCCATTCtacagcaacagcaagagACGCGAAACTGTTGCTAG
- the AP2mu gene encoding predicted protein (medium subunit of AP2 complex (putative clathrin vesicle coat component); ortholog of T. pseudonana TPS_102502) — protein MISMIMVLNQKGDIMISRQYRDDVGRAAADSFRLQVVAAKETGTEAPVKRIENCSFLYTRHLNMYFVALTRSNVNPALVFEYLFQLIKILKAYLGEEFDETAMRNNMTLIYELMDETMDFGYPQNCAVDVLRLYINLGTAKPQDEPEPSKLTSQITGAIDWRREGIRHKKNEVYIDVLESVNLLLSSTGNVLRNEVAGSVQMNTKLTGMPECKFGLNDKLVIEKDKEDRKPSVDIDDCTFHRCVRLGKFDADRTITFIPPDGEFELMRYRVTDNINLPFRIIPAVQESQNNTKVSIDLKVIANFSDQLFATHVVIKIPVPKNTSKTKIKHSFGRAKYEPEQQAIVWRVKRFAGKAQCIINAEVDLMPTVRSQPWSRPPINVEFQVPMFTGSGVHVRFLRVYDKSGYHTNRWVRYITKAGSYQIRI, from the exons ATGATTTCCATGATCATGGTCCTGAATCAAAAGGGAGATATTATGATCTCCCGACAATACCG CGACGACGTTGGTAGAGCGGCGGCTGATTCATTTCGTCTTCAG GTTGTGGCCGCCAAAGAAACCGGCACGGAAGCTCCTGTAAAGCGAATTGAAAACTGTTCTTTCCTCTATACTCGCCACCTGAATATGTACTTCGTTGCCTTGACCCGTTCAAATGTGAACCCGGCTTTGGTTTTTGAGTATCTGTTCCAGCTAATTAAGATTCTGAAGGCTTACTTGGGAGAGGAATTCGACGAGACAGCAATGCGCAACAACATGACCTTGATCTATGAGCTGATGGATGAAACGATGGATTTCGGTTACCCTCAAAATTGTGCTGTTGATGTTTTGCGATTGTATATTAATTTGGGAACGGCCAAGCCCCAAGATGAACCCGAGCCTAGCAAGCTGACTAGCCAAATAACCGGAGCCATTGATTGGAGACGAGAAGGAATTCGCCACAAAAAGAATGAAGTTTACATTGATGTGCTCGAAAGTGTCAATCTTCTACTTTCTAGTACTGGAAACGTGCTACGAAACGAGGTCGCAGGGTCGGTACAAATGAATACGAAATTGACTGGTATGCCGGAATGCAAATTCGGATTGAACGATAAGCTTGTGATTGAGAAAGACAAAGAAGATCGTAAACCGAGCGTTGATATTGACGACTGCACTTTTCATCGCTGCGTTCGTCTGGGAAAGTTTGACGCCGACCGCACAATTACATTCATACCACCAGATGGTGAATTTGAATTGATGCGATACCGAGTCACGGACAACATCAATCTTCCTTTCCGAATTATTCCCGCCGTACAAGAATCGCAAAATAATACCAAAGTGTCTATCGACTTAAAAGTCATTGCGAACTTTTCGGACCAGCTCTTTGCCACCCATGTGGTTATCAAGATCCCGGTACCAAAGAATACATCCAAGACGAAGATCAAGCACTCGTTTGGTCGCGCCAAGTACGAGCCAGAACAGCAAGCTATTGTGTGGCGAGTCAAACGCTTTGCCGGAAAAGCACAGTGCATTATCAATGCCGAGGTCGATCTCATGCCAACCGTTCGTTCCCAGCCCTGGAGCCGACCACCTATCAACGTGGAGTTTCAGGTGCCCATGTTCACAGGTAGTGGTGTACACGTACGATTTCTTCGTGTGTACGATAAATCAGGCTACCACACGAATAGATGGGTTCGTTACATTACAAAGGCAGGTTCCTACCAAATTCGAATTTAA
- a CDS encoding predicted protein, translated as YSGVSKKGHAPYNPRKKNQDSLIMADDPKTNSLVLCVLDGHGEHGDGVSQAFRDQLVPAMFKHPAWGTDLKHAVADAIAKVERALLRNYRIDSEFSGTTLSMAIIRGNHLTGVNIGDSRVILGKEETPGNFTAQDITFDHKPDSPAEKERILGCGGRVFAVEYDDGIDGPPRVWLGHMDIPGLAMSRSLGDVVAHSAGVISEPEFTEYDLNPATDRFLVVATDGLWEFVENQETVDMVEAQSGPTDAVDVLVTEAATRWMQEEQVIDDTTIIVANLFNYNAT; from the coding sequence TACTCAGGCGTCTCCAAAAAGGGACACGCACCCTATAACCCCCGCAAAAAGAACCAAGACAGCCTCATAATGGCGGATGACCCAAAGACCAATTCACTGGTGCTCTGTGTCTTGGACGGACACGGTGAACATGGAGACGGCGTTTCGCAGGCATTTCGTGACCAGCTCGTCCCCGCAATGTTCAAACACCCCGCCTGGGGAACAGATTTGAAGCACGCCGTCGCCGATGCGATAGCGAAGGTTGAACGCGCCTTGCTGCGCAATTACCGCATCGACTCAGAGTTTAGTGGGACAACACTATCCATGGCCATTATCCGAGGCAATCACTTGACCGGCGTCAATATTGGGGACTCACGGGTTATTTTGGGAAAGGAAGAGACGCCAGGCAACTTCACCGCCCAGGATATTACCTTTGACCACAAACCGGACTCGCCggccgaaaaggaacgcATCCTGGGTTGCGGTGGTCGCGTATTTGCGgtagaatacgacgatgGCATCGACGGGCCTCCGCGTGTTTGGCTGGGACACATGGACATTCCTGGGCTGGCGATGAGTCGATCGCTGGGGGACGTGGTAGCTCACTCTGCCGGGGTCATTTCCGAACCGGAGTTCACTGAATACGACCTCAATCCGGCGACCGATCgatttttggttgttgcgACGGATGGACTGTGGGAGTTTGTGGAAAATCAAGAAACTGTGGATATGGTGGAGGCCCAGAGCGGACCGACAGATGCCGTGGATGTTTTGGTAACAGAAGCGGCTACACGGTGGATGCAGGAAGAGCAGGTCATTGACGATACCACAATCATTGTTGCGAACCTGTTTAATTACAACGCGACCTAA
- a CDS encoding predicted protein — MVEEDKVTDIKQSVNNMWNGVKRVGIAPLLLTFGIGYRVGIHATRATLQRTVSSSGTIATKSNPPYVLAAVLVAFAARELWKTFPDWIKRQIPYLKRRYKVEEVDFDPDDMTSLPAIAAKLQSLFALAQEKVVDAVRVPNPQLAFIALLKIFVQLKDERSRDRDRRYSEAGKNVENPKDVLEGMDDMFEFAEWAYDELPDEKPLSEALKEKGFTLIRHDKVALPGSVAHYIAISKERKEALIGIKGSSSFEDLLTDCCMQAQSFDLKEPFIKGGPTEIRAHEGIMLASKRLADEVEVLVEELLLPSKYKLVITGHSLGASAAALLGMLLRSRFAQLRQENSNLLKVWAFASPPVLDYDAALACTPFTTTIVNNSDIIPRWSLSNLLIVMEYLKNVHNRLEERGMTAKDWKSTKSLFHMLTQSEEEGTPIMTMDEIRAAMTAANAKVELKDPDHLYVAGRVIQMYDLWSKEGYGQVSVADKEGAHPSKLSNNTIPETETEQNTRTAERVNVDNGASSILRYIELDSRMLTDHLSPAYRSSLNNLLSYGAAKMDELATIPAELSD, encoded by the coding sequence ATGGTCGAAGAGGACAAAGTCACCGACATCAAGCAGTCCGTCAATAACATGTGGAATGGCGTGAAACGAGTAGGGATTGCCCCTCTTCTCCTCACTTTCGGTATCGGCTACCGCGTCGGTATCCATGCTACTAGAGCTACTCTGCAACGGACGGTGTCATCTTCGGGTACTATAGCCACCAAGTCGAATCCACCATACGTACTGGCCGCCGTGCTAGTCGCCTTTGCGGCACGTGAGCTCTGGAAAACTTTTCCAGACTGGATCAAGCGACAAATTCCATATCTAAAAAGAAGGTACAAAGTAGAGGAAGTCGATTTTGACCCAGACGACATGACTTCCTTGCCGGCAATAGCTGCCAAgcttcaatcattgtttgCGCTAGCACAAGAAAAGGTTGTCGACGCAGTAAGAGTTCCGAATCCTCAGCTTGCATTCATTGCTCTTTTGAAGATCTTTGTACAGTTGAAAGATGAACGATCCCGGGATCGGGATCGTCGGTACTCTGAAGCTGGCAAGAACGTGGAGAATCCGAAGGATGTGCTTGAAGGCATGGACGATATGTTCGAGTTTGCCGAATGGGCCTACGACGAACTACCCGACGAAAAGCCTCTGAGTGAAGCGCTAAAAGAGAAAGGCTTTACGTTGATCCGCCACGACAAGGTTGCACTACCCGGGTCTGTTGCACACTACATAGCCATTTCGAAAGAACGCAAAGAAGCGTTAATTGGCATCAAGGGTTCATCAAGTTTTGAAGATCTACTGACGGATTGCTGTATGCAAGCTCAATCATTTGATCTAAAGGAGCCGTTCATTAAAGGCGGCCCGACCGAGATTCGAGCCCACGAAGGAATTATGTTGGCTTCAAAGCGTTTGGCAGATGAAGTTGAGGTTCTAGTAGAGGAATTGCTACTTCCAAGTAAAtacaaactagtcataaCAGGCCACAGCCTGGGGGCAAGCGCCGCCGCTCTGCTGGGAATGCTGCTTCGTTCACGTTTCGCTCAGCTTCGCCAGGAGAACAGTAACCTGTTGAAAGTTTGggcttttgcttctcctCCAGTCCTGGACTATGACGCAGCTTTAGCCTGTACTCCCTTCACAACGACGATTGTCAATAACTCAGACATCATCCCTCGATGGTCACTCTCCAATCTCCTGATTGTCATGGAGTACCTCAAAAATGTTCACAACCGACTAGAGGAGCGCGGTATGACCGCTAAAGATTGGAAATCAACGAAGTCTCTTTTTCACATGTTAACTCAgagcgaagaagaaggtaCTCCCATCATGACCATGGACGAGATTCGAGCAGCGATGACAGCAGCCAACGCAAAAGTAGAACTGAAAGATCCTGACCATCTCTATGTTGCCGGTCGCGTTATTCAAATGTACGACTTGTGGTCAAAAGAAGGATACGGACAAGTGAGCGTCGCGGACAAAGAAGGTGCTCATCCTTCGAAACTATCAAACAACACAATCCCAGAAACGGAGACGGAACAGAATACTCGAACCGCCGAACGCGTCAATGTAGACAATGGCGCATCAAGCATACTGCGCTACATTGAACTTGACTCGCGCATGCTCACCGATCATCTTTCACCGGCATATCGAAGTAGTCTCAACAATCTTCTTAGCTACGGGGCCGCCAAGATGGATGAGCTTGCCACAATTCCGGCAGAGTTATCTGACTAA